Proteins encoded in a region of the Triticum dicoccoides isolate Atlit2015 ecotype Zavitan chromosome 3A, WEW_v2.0, whole genome shotgun sequence genome:
- the LOC119272287 gene encoding WUSCHEL-related homeobox 5-like encodes MESVDHHDKAATRLSLSPPHPPAPLSLTPSPNSAALVNTHWVPTREQLAVLEGLYRQGMRTPTAEEIHQVMARLQEHGPIDGKNVFHWFQNQQVRLRQREKRQRSDYFARQFRRPHPLPVLHSPSGHPISPVQLQAPPAPNTPTCNGEAMYMQQPCYMSGPAAQPVANATYYSQMQPPIMYPSVEMMGHGNVHAQAHAAMYYQAASPNNSNTQQMCVLQLPPAAGSYDTPDAYSHSPVLLNLFPQYPTFANRKKTRRVGSVGSARPSTSRSISWETESPKIPNRHIVVNL; translated from the exons ATGGAGAGCGTTGACCACCACGACAAAGCCGCCACCCGCCTGTCCCTTTCCCCTCCCCATCCGCCGGCACCGCTCTCCCTGACGCCATCGCCCAACTCGGCGGCGCTGGTGAACACGCACTGGGTGCCGACCAGGGAGCAGCTCGCCGTGCTGGAGGGGCTGTACCGTCAGGGGATGCGCACCCCCACCGCCGAGGAGATACATCAGGTGATGGCGAGGCTGCAGGAGCACGGCCCCATCGATGGTAAGAACGTCTTCCACTGGTTCCAGAACCAGCAGGTCCGGCTGCGCCAGAGGGAGAAGCGGCAGCGATCTGACTACTTCGCCAGGCAGTTCCGCCGCCCCCATCCGCTACCCGTGCTCCACAGCCCCTCTGGCCACCCCATCTCCCCGGTCCAACTCCAGGCGCCGCCGGCGCCGAACACTCCTACATGCAATGGAGAAG CGATGTACATGCAGCAGCCATGCTACATGTCAGGGCCAGCAGCGCAGCCCGTGGctaatgcaacctactactcacagATGCAGCCGCCGATAATGTATCCAAGTGTGGAGATGATGGGGCATGGCAATGTACATGCACAGGCGCATGCTGCCATGTACTACCAGGCAGCATCTCCGAACAACTCCAACACTCAACAAATGTGTGTGCTCCAGTTGCCTCCAGCCGCCGGCAGCTACGATACCCCCGACGCGTACTCCCACAGCCCCGTGCTTCTGAATCTGTTCCCACAGTACCCCACCTTTGCAAATCGCAAGAAGACCCGCCGCGTCGGGAGCGTTGGCTCCGCGAGGCCATCGACCTCTAGGTCGATCTCTTGGGAGACGGAGAGTCCCAAGATCCCCAACAGACACATTGTTGTCAATCTATGA